In the Nocardia asteroides genome, GCGGTGCTGCTGGAGTCGTACGCCGCCGACGCCGAGCTGACCCCATGGGGGAACAAGATCAATCGGGCGCTGCTGCGCGGCGGGCTGATCGCGCGGGCACTCAGCGAGAGTGCCTGGCAGAAGTACCCGGAGCACGCGCAGGTGCCGGTCGAGCGCCCGATCTTCGTCACCGGGCTGCCGCGCTCCGGCACCACCGCGGTGCACCGGCTGCTCACCGCCGACCCCATGCACCAGGGGCTGGAGATGTGGCTCACCGAGATGCCGCAGCCCCGCCCGCCGCGCGACACCTGGGCGAGCAACCCGGTGTACCAGGGCATTTCGGCCGGGTACGAGAAACATCACGTGGAGCATCCCGAGTTCATGGGCGTGCACCACATCTCGGCCGACCAGGTCGAGGAGTGCTGGCAGCTGCTGCGCCAGTCCGCCATGTCCATCTCCTACGAGTGCCTGGCCTACCTGCCCACCTACTCCGACTGGCTGCGCGGCCAGGACTGGACCTCGGCCTACCGACGGCACAGGAAGAACCTGCAGCTCATCGGGTTACCCAACGCCGAACAGCGCTGGGTGCTCAAGAACCCGAGCCACCTCTTCGCCCTCGACGCCCTCTTCGCCGTCTACCCGGACGCCCTGGTCGTGCAGCTGCACCGCGAGCCGAGCACCATCATCGCCTCGGTCTGCAGCCTGAACGAGAAAGCCAGCGCGGGGTGGTCGGAGAAGTTCCGCGGCGACGTGGTCGGCAGCACCCAGCTCGAGCTGTGGGCGCGCGGCGCGGACACCTTCCGCGCCGATCGGGCCGCGTACGACCAGGCGCAGTTCATCGACGTCTACTACGACGACTTCGTCGCCGACCCGCTCGCCGCCGTCCGCGGCATCTACCGGCACTTCGGCATCGACCTGACCCCCGCCGCGGAGCAGAAGATGACAGCGCTGCACAACGCGAGCACCTCCGGCGCGGCCCGCCCGCAGCACCGGTACACGCTCGACGACTACGGCCTCACCGCCGGGCAGGTGGACGAGCGCTTCGCGGAGTACCGCGCCGCGCACTTCCCCGGATAACGGCTACTGCTGGCCCGGCTTCAGGACGATGAAGAGGCCGTGCGCCTCGGCGCAGAGGCGGTCGCCGTCGTGCAGGGTGGCGCGGACGTAGACCTTGCGGCCCTCCTGCCGCTCGGTCCACGCGTGCAGGTTCAGTTCGCGGTCGAGCGGGGTGATGGCGCGGTAGTCGACGGTGAGCGAGGCGGTGCGGGTGATCGCGCCGGAGGTGAGCGCGGCGGCCATGCCGAGCAGGTCGTCGAAGCCGAGCGCGATGTGGCCGCCGTGCGCGGCCGAGTTGCCGCCGAGGTGGAAGGCGCGGAAGACGATGCGGCCGTGCACGCCGGTCGCGTCGGCGGAGTCGATCTGGTAGGGCGGCAGTGTCAGGTTGCCGCGGGAGGGCAGGTCGTTGCGGGTCCAGTTGGGCAGCGACCACTCGTCCACCGCGGCGCCGGCCAGCTCGTCGTTCAGCTTGGTCAGCTGGGTGATGATGTGCTGGGAGAGCTCGTCGCCCGGGTCGGCCATGCGGGCCCGGTCCATGAGCAGCCGGACCTGTTCGATGAAGTCGCCGTAGAGTTCGCCGCCGCGCCGCGCCGCGTCCGCCGCCGCGTTCGCCTCGATCAGCTCGACCATCGGCCGGAAGCCGCCTGCGTGGTGGTCGGCGCTGGGCAGCGCCGGGTCGAGCCGCTGTTCGTTCATCCCCTCACGGTAACGGTAACCGGATGGTCGCCTCGCAGGTGGGAGCGGCAGAGGTGAGCAGCGGCACACCGGGTTCAGCTGCCGGTGCGGCCGTCGACGCACTGGCGGAGCAGGTCGGCGTGGCCGTTGTGCCTGGCGTACTCCTCGAGCAGGTGGAGGTAGATCCAGCGCAGCGAGTAGGGCTCTCCGGTGATCGGATGGTGGCCGTCGTGGTCGAGCGCGAGATGTTCGACCGCCAGGTCGGCCGCCGTGGTTTCCCGGTGGTAGGTCGCGAAATCGGTCGCGGCGTTCGCCGGGTCGGCATCGTCGAAATCGCCGTCCGGGTTGTCCGTGGCGCAGTAGAGGTAGCCGAGGCGCTCGCCCGCGGCGGTCGTGCGGAGCCAGCCGCGCTCCACCTCGGAGAGGTGCCGGATCAGCCCGAGCAGGGAGAGGGTCGACGGTGGGACGGCCCGGCGGGCGAGCTGCTCGCCGTCGAGCCCGGCGCAGCGGTCGAGCAGGGTGGCGCGCTGGCGCGCGAGCCGCGCGCGCAGCTGCGCCGCCTCGGTGCCGGTCGGCGGGACGGGGTCGCGCTCGACGGCCGGTGCTGTCCACGTCACGCCGGTGACGGTAGTGCGGGCGCGCTCGGCCCGCGAGCGATGGTGTGCCACGGCCCCGCGCGCTCGGCGCCAGCGACGCCGGAGCCGCCCGCCGGTCCAGCACCCGCAGGATCGAGTGCACCCGCGGGACCGAGTGCACCCGCGGGACCGAGTGCACCCGCGGGACCGAGTGCACCCGCGGGACCGAGTGCACCCGCGGGACCGAGTGCACCCGCGGGACCGAGTGCACCCGCACGGGCAGGGCGGGCCGCGCTATCCGGCCTCGTACCGGGAAGCCTGCTCCCCGGCGAGCCGCCCGGCGGGGAGTTTGCGCCCGCAGAGCACGAGCAGCAGGTCCTGGGCGGTCCCGGAGACGACCGACTCCGGGGCGTCCCCGGTCAGGCTCCAGTCCAGGTCGTCGGCGCGCAGCTCGACCCCGGACAGGTCGGTGCCGAAGTAGCTCACCTGCTGGGGCTTGGTGTCCGCGAGCACGACCGCGACCCGCTCGATCGGAACGCGGCGCGGCAATCCGAGCGCGACGGTGATGTCCATCCCGTGGATCACCTCGTGCGCCAGCGTCGCCTCGTACCCGCTGCCCGGCGGCTTCCAGGGATGGCCGGCGTTGTCGCGCAGGCTCGCCACCAGCTCCTCCGGCGTCAGCGCGGCGGCATCGGCGCGGGCCCGGCGATCGGACATCCGGTTGAAGTTCCCGCGCGCCTTCACCATGTCCAGCGCGAAGCGCGGTAGCGAGAGGCGGTAGGCCATGGTCATGTGCGCCAGTACCTCGCGCGGCCGCCAGCCGGCGCACAGCGTCGGCGCCTCCCAGGCCGCGGCGTCGAGCCCGGCGAGCAGCTCGGCGAGCTCGGTGCGCTCGGCCGCGATGGCGGCGCGCACCTCGGTGTCGGACATAGGTCTCCCTTCAGGGTCGCTCTGCAGAGTGGAGACGGTGCCCGGCCGCCGGAGTCATCGGTGTCTGCGACACTCGGGTTCGTGTCCGAGAACCGCGCACCGCTGCTCGAGCTCCGCCGCGGCGCCGACCACATCCTGGCCCGGTGGCTGCCGGACGGGATGTACGAGCTCGAGCACGGCGACGGCGGCGACCGCTACCAGCTCTTCACCGCGGACGCCGTGCTGGTCCGCGACGTCCTGGCGTCCTGGCTGGACGGGGAGGCGTGGTGGCACCGCACCGTCGCCTGGTCGCGGATCGACCCGGCCGTCGCGGAGATGCGCGCGCTCCGCGACGAACTCACCGGCATGCTGGACGGGTTCGGCGGCTTCGAGTCCGCGGTCGACGTCATGGACGACGCGCTGGCCCGGTTCGACGCCGAGATCGCCCGGCTCGACCGCGACGACTGATCAGCGGGGTGCCACGAGGGCGAGCTCGAGCACCCCGCCCAGCCACGGCGCGTACCGCTGCGGGTGCTCCCGCAGGTCGCGTCCGAGCTGCCCGGGCTCGACCCAGGCGTAGTCGGCGACCTCCGCCGGGTCCGGGTGCGGTTCATCGCCCGCGTGCGGGCCGACGACCACGTGGTCGTACTCGAACTCGACCCGCCCGGTGCGCGGGTCGGCGGCCCGATAGGTGAAGGCGCCGGCCTCGCGGAGCGCAGCGCCGAGGCCGAGCTCCTCGCGGAGCCGGATGCCCGCGGCCTCGGTCACCGGCTGCCCCGGCGCCGGGTGCCCGCAGCAGGTGTTGGCCCAGCGCAGCGGGAACCGGGTCTTCACCGCCGCGCGCTGCTGGAGCAGCACCCGCCCGGAGGCGTCGAAGAGCAGCACCGAGAAGGCGCGGTGCAGCATGCCGGGGGAGCGGTGCGCCCGCGCCACCGAGCAGGTGCCGACCGCAGCCCCCGCCGCGTCGACCAGCTCGATCGGCAGCGCCTCCCGGCCGGTCGGCGCGGCGTCGTTCACCATGTCCGGTCCGCGGCGAGCGCCGCGAGCGCGTCCAGATCCGCACCGGCCGCCGGATCGCTGCTCAGCTCCGCGATCATCGTCCTCGCCCGCTCGCACAGCTCGGCGGCCTGGCTCCGGCTCCAGTCCCGCCCGCCCGCGGCCGCGACGAGCTCCGCCGCCGTGCGCAATTCGGCGTCGTCGAGCGGCTCGTCGCGGTGGTAGAGCGCGGCGAGCGCGGTGGCCTCGGCCGTTCCGGCGGCGAGCGCGAAGACCACCGGCAGCGATTTCTTCCGGCTGCGCAGATCGGAGTAGACCGATTTGCCGGTGCTGTGCGCGTCGCCCCAGATCCCGAGCAGGTCGTCGACGTGCTGGAAGGCCCGGCCGACGAGGCTGCCGATCTCGCGCAGCCGCAGCAGCTCACCCGGCCCGGCGGCACCGAAGAGCCCGCCGAGCTCGGCCGCGCAGCCGAAGAGCGCGCCGGTCTTCCGATCGGTCATCGCCAGGCACTCGGCGACGGTGACATCGCGGCGGCGCTCGAAACTCAGGTCGGCGCACTGCCCTTCGACGAGCTCGAGCACCGCGCGGTTCAGCAGCTCGGCCGCGGCGGCGGCCCTGGCGTCCGCGGTCCCGGCGAGCAGCGCGAAGGCCTGGGTGGCGAGCGCGTCGCCTGCCAGGATCGCGGGCCCGATGCCGAAGACGGTCCACGCGGTCGGCCGGTGCCTGCGGGTGGTGTCGCGGTCCATGACGTCGTCGTGCAGCAGCGAGAAGTTGTGCACGAGCTCCACCGCGGCGGCGGCGGGCAGCGCGTTCGCGATCTCGCCGCCGGTCACGGTGCAGGCCGCCAGCACGAAGGCGGGCCGCAGCGCCTTGCCGCCGGTGTGCCGCTCGGGCAGCCCGTCCCGGTCCCACCACCCGAAGTGGTAGCCGGCGATGTGGCGGATCGTGGGCGGCATGGCGTCGACGGCGGCCTGCAGGGTGGCCGCACACGCCGCGCGGCTGTCGGCGAGCACGTCGGTGTGGTGATCCTTGGCGATTTCCCGGGTCATGAGCGGTGTCCTGATCGGTTCGCAGGGATGGAGTGTCAGAGACTCAGTTGCACATCGGTGAGCGCGCCGAGCGCGTCCGGCACCAGCACCGCCGCGGCGTGGTTGGCACTGATCAGGTAGGAGGCGACGGCGTGGTCGTCGATGCCGCTGAAGCGCACCGAGATGCCCGGCCGGTACTCGTCCGGGAGCCCGGTCTGCCGGAGCGCGATCACCCCGTCGTCGCGCTCGCCGATCCGCATGGCGAGCACGGTGCTCGTCCGCGCGGGGGTGATCGGGATCTTGTCCGAGGGCAGGAACGGGATATCGCGCCAGGCCTGCACCCGCCTGCCCTCGACCTCGACCGGCTCCGGGTAGATGCCGCGCGCGGTGCACTCCCGGCCGAACTGGGCGATGACCAGGGGGTGCGCGAGGAAGAACGCGGTCTTGCGGCGGCGGGCGAGCAGCCGGTCGAGGTCCGCCGGGGTCGGCGGCCCGGTGGCCGGGACCACCCGCTGCGACGGGGCCACATTGTGCAGCAGCCCGTAGCCGGGGTGGGTCAGCAGATCGCGCTCCTGGCGCTCCCGCAGCGCCTCCAGCGAGAGCCGCAGCTGCTGCTCCAGCTGGTCCATCGGCTTGTTGTAGAGGTCGGTGACGCGGGTGTGCACCCGCAGCCGCAGCTGCGCCACGCTGAGCGCGTACTCCCGCGGCCGCGGCTCGTAGTCGACGTAGGTGCCGGGGACGGCAGGCTCGCCGTCGTGGCCCGCGCTGAGATCGATGGCGGCCTGGCCGAACCTGTCGGTACCGGCCGCCTCCCGAAGGTCGGCCGGATGGCCTGCCAGGCCGGGGATCTCGGTGCGGAGCGGATCGAACCGGGCGCGCGGGAGCGACAGCACGGTGCACGCCGTCTCGGCCGTGGCGGTGAACTCCCAGATCGGCCGCGCCCCGGCCAGTAGCTCGGCGCCGATGTGGGCGCCCGCGTCGATCACCTCCAGCCGGACCCGCGCGCCGTAGGCGTCCGGGACGTCGACGGTGACCCGGCCGTGCGCGATCACGTGCACGGCGTCGAGCTCGTTGCCGAACTCGCAGAGCGTCTCGCCCGGCTGGTACTCCCGCTGCCGGAACGCCCCCGCGAGCTGCCGGAGCGCGTCGTCGTCGAGCCCGCGCAGCGCCCTGAGTTCCCGCAGTTCCATCGGCACAACCCGGTATTCACCCCCGACCGCGGTGCAGGTGATCCGGCCGTCGCCGACGGTATAGGTGAGCCGCCGGTTCACCCGGTAGGTGCCGCTGTCCACCTCGACCCAGGGCAGCATGCGCAGCAGCCAGCGCGGCGTGCTGCCCTGCATCTGCGGCACCGACTTGGTCGTTGTCGCCAGCGCCCTCGCCGCGGCCGGGTGCAGCGCGGTCGGTGCCGCGCGGGTGGTGTCGGGAGTGCTCACGAAGCCGTCCTTCCCTCGATGGTCCGATGCCGGGAGCGCGGGCGGGCGGCGATCCGCGCCGCCGAGGTGCCGAGCCCGCGCGGTGCCCCGACGGACGCCGCCGGGGCACCGCCCGCCGGTGCGTGCCCGACCGGGTAGCGCAGATTCTCCGGCCGGTACCGGCTGGTGCCGCGGTGCCAGTGCAGGATGCCCGCGATCCAGTCGCGCAGCTCGCCGATGTAGCCGGTGACCGCGGCGCGGGCCGCGCTGTCGAGCCGGTGGTGCTCGAACAGCACCGGCAGCTCCTCGGCGACGAGCCGCTGGAACTGGCGCATCCTGGCCCGCATCAGATCGTCGACCACGGCGGCGGCCCGCTCCCGCCCGCAGCCGAAGAAGGTCTCGACCACCAGCACGGCATTGTGCAGCTCGCCCTCGTACTCGATCTCCTTTTGGTAGGAGAACAGGTCGTTGATCAGGCAGCCGTAGTCCTGCGCGGCGTGCTCGATACCCCGCATGGTCGTCGACTCGAACACCGCCTCCGGCACGGTGCCGCCGCGGGCGAGCTTGGAGAGCGCGATGGTGAGGTCCGAGCCGAAGGTGCGCCGCCGCATCTCCAGGTAGTCGACCGGGTCGGGCACCCGGTGCTGGATGTGGTTGGCCAGTTCCCACAGCCAGCTCTCGACCATCGAGCACACCGCCGCGCGGAAGGTCGCGCGGGCGGCCGCGGGCATCGGCCCCGCGGTGCGCGGCCACAGCTCGGCAAGGCCGCGCTCCAGCGGAGTGCCCGGCTCGGGCCCGGCGTCGAGCGCGAGCGGCATGAACTCCGCCAGCCGGGCGGCGCAGGCCTTGGCCGCCGCCATCGATCCCACCGAGCCCGAGGCCGGGAAGGCGACCGGGAAGTAGTCGTCACCCCAGGTGCCCCAGGTGAGCCACTCCGCCGACAGCGTCAGCGCGTCGGGATCGGCATCCGGGTCCAGCCCCGCCGAGCAGAGCGCGAAATCGAAGCCGACGGTGTCGGCCCGCGTCCAGAGCCGCCTGCCGCCGAACTCGGGCAGCGGATCGTGGAACCCGACCCGCTCGGCCCACTCCACGCTCTCCGCCCGCGCGGTACCGAGGTGCGGGCTGAGCCCGAGATCGAAGGGAACGTCGAACTCGGGCAGCGGCAGCGGGCCGGTACTCCGGAACGGAACCGGGGTGTGGCTGCGCGCGCCGCCGGGGCCGGCCAGCCCGCGCCAGAACCCGGGCCGGGACAGCGCGGTGCCGATTCCGCTCGGCCCCAGCGGCAGCGCCTGCGCACCGGCGTTCATGTAGCGGTTGGAGCGCAGGTGCCACTCGTGCCCGCCGGACTGCCAGTCCTGCAACCCCTGCGCGTACGACAGCGCCGCCGCGCGCTGCGCCGCGTCCAGCCCGTGCTCCTCGAAGAGCACCGGCAGCTCGGTCAGCACCGTGTTCTCGAACTGGTGCATCCGGGAGGTCAGCTGGTCGTTGACGATATCGGCGGCCTGCTGCGGCGAACAGCCGAAGAACCGCTCCAGCACCAGGACCCCGTTGTTCACCTCGCCCTCCTGTTCGGTCTCGCGCTGGTAGGAGAAGATGTCGTTGCGCAGGTGCACCGCGTCGGCGAAGGTGTCCTTCAGCACCCGCAGCGCCCTGGTGCCGACCAGCGCGGGCGGGATCTCGGTGCCGCGCGCGTACTCCACCAGATCCGCCGACCACGGCGCGCCGCCGACCTTGCGCCGCATCTCGATGTAGTCGATCGGGTTCGGCACCCGCGCGGTGTTGATATTGCGCAGCTCCCACACGCAGTCGAGCAGCAGGTTCCTCGTACTCTGCGCGAACCGCTCGCGCCAGCCGGCCGACATCGCGGGCACCGTGCGCGCCCACAGGTCGCCCAGCCCCCGCTCGTCGGGGTTGGTCGGCTCCGGCACGGCGGCGCCGTCGGCGGGCATGAAGCCTGCCAGCCGGTCCAGGTAGGCCCGCGCGCCCTCCAGATCGCCGGTGCGCTTGAACCGTTCGAGGAAGTGGTCGTCGAAGTAGAAGACCCAGGTGTACCAATCGGTGACGGTGTCCAGGGTCGCCGCGTCGGCCTCCGGGTGGGTGTACGCGCACAGCCCCGCGTAGTCCATGCCGTCGAAGCTCGCCTCGTCCCAGACCACCGCGCCGCCCACCGAGTCGCCGAGCATGCCCATCTCGAAGGCCCAGTGCTTGGTGTGCGTGCGCGCGGTCTCC is a window encoding:
- a CDS encoding DinB family protein: MTWTAPAVERDPVPPTGTEAAQLRARLARQRATLLDRCAGLDGEQLARRAVPPSTLSLLGLIRHLSEVERGWLRTTAAGERLGYLYCATDNPDGDFDDADPANAATDFATYHRETTAADLAVEHLALDHDGHHPITGEPYSLRWIYLHLLEEYARHNGHADLLRQCVDGRTGS
- a CDS encoding terpene synthase family protein, producing the protein MQPFALPDFYTAHPARLNPHVETARTHTKHWAFEMGMLGDSVGGAVVWDEASFDGMDYAGLCAYTHPEADAATLDTVTDWYTWVFYFDDHFLERFKRTGDLEGARAYLDRLAGFMPADGAAVPEPTNPDERGLGDLWARTVPAMSAGWRERFAQSTRNLLLDCVWELRNINTARVPNPIDYIEMRRKVGGAPWSADLVEYARGTEIPPALVGTRALRVLKDTFADAVHLRNDIFSYQRETEQEGEVNNGVLVLERFFGCSPQQAADIVNDQLTSRMHQFENTVLTELPVLFEEHGLDAAQRAAALSYAQGLQDWQSGGHEWHLRSNRYMNAGAQALPLGPSGIGTALSRPGFWRGLAGPGGARSHTPVPFRSTGPLPLPEFDVPFDLGLSPHLGTARAESVEWAERVGFHDPLPEFGGRRLWTRADTVGFDFALCSAGLDPDADPDALTLSAEWLTWGTWGDDYFPVAFPASGSVGSMAAAKACAARLAEFMPLALDAGPEPGTPLERGLAELWPRTAGPMPAAARATFRAAVCSMVESWLWELANHIQHRVPDPVDYLEMRRRTFGSDLTIALSKLARGGTVPEAVFESTTMRGIEHAAQDYGCLINDLFSYQKEIEYEGELHNAVLVVETFFGCGRERAAAVVDDLMRARMRQFQRLVAEELPVLFEHHRLDSAARAAVTGYIGELRDWIAGILHWHRGTSRYRPENLRYPVGHAPAGGAPAASVGAPRGLGTSAARIAARPRSRHRTIEGRTAS
- a CDS encoding family 2B encapsulin nanocompartment shell protein, with amino-acid sequence MSTPDTTRAAPTALHPAAARALATTTKSVPQMQGSTPRWLLRMLPWVEVDSGTYRVNRRLTYTVGDGRITCTAVGGEYRVVPMELRELRALRGLDDDALRQLAGAFRQREYQPGETLCEFGNELDAVHVIAHGRVTVDVPDAYGARVRLEVIDAGAHIGAELLAGARPIWEFTATAETACTVLSLPRARFDPLRTEIPGLAGHPADLREAAGTDRFGQAAIDLSAGHDGEPAVPGTYVDYEPRPREYALSVAQLRLRVHTRVTDLYNKPMDQLEQQLRLSLEALRERQERDLLTHPGYGLLHNVAPSQRVVPATGPPTPADLDRLLARRRKTAFFLAHPLVIAQFGRECTARGIYPEPVEVEGRRVQAWRDIPFLPSDKIPITPARTSTVLAMRIGERDDGVIALRQTGLPDEYRPGISVRFSGIDDHAVASYLISANHAAAVLVPDALGALTDVQLSL
- a CDS encoding sulfotransferase family protein, producing the protein MTTMGRAEIGTIDDLHASATKVIGLEDFGADDYRAGLAVLLESYAADAELTPWGNKINRALLRGGLIARALSESAWQKYPEHAQVPVERPIFVTGLPRSGTTAVHRLLTADPMHQGLEMWLTEMPQPRPPRDTWASNPVYQGISAGYEKHHVEHPEFMGVHHISADQVEECWQLLRQSAMSISYECLAYLPTYSDWLRGQDWTSAYRRHRKNLQLIGLPNAEQRWVLKNPSHLFALDALFAVYPDALVVQLHREPSTIIASVCSLNEKASAGWSEKFRGDVVGSTQLELWARGADTFRADRAAYDQAQFIDVYYDDFVADPLAAVRGIYRHFGIDLTPAAEQKMTALHNASTSGAARPQHRYTLDDYGLTAGQVDERFAEYRAAHFPG
- the idi gene encoding isopentenyl-diphosphate Delta-isomerase, with translation MVNDAAPTGREALPIELVDAAGAAVGTCSVARAHRSPGMLHRAFSVLLFDASGRVLLQQRAAVKTRFPLRWANTCCGHPAPGQPVTEAAGIRLREELGLGAALREAGAFTYRAADPRTGRVEFEYDHVVVGPHAGDEPHPDPAEVADYAWVEPGQLGRDLREHPQRYAPWLGGVLELALVAPR
- a CDS encoding polyprenyl synthetase family protein: MTREIAKDHHTDVLADSRAACAATLQAAVDAMPPTIRHIAGYHFGWWDRDGLPERHTGGKALRPAFVLAACTVTGGEIANALPAAAAVELVHNFSLLHDDVMDRDTTRRHRPTAWTVFGIGPAILAGDALATQAFALLAGTADARAAAAAELLNRAVLELVEGQCADLSFERRRDVTVAECLAMTDRKTGALFGCAAELGGLFGAAGPGELLRLREIGSLVGRAFQHVDDLLGIWGDAHSTGKSVYSDLRSRKKSLPVVFALAAGTAEATALAALYHRDEPLDDAELRTAAELVAAAGGRDWSRSQAAELCERARTMIAELSSDPAAGADLDALAALAADRTW
- a CDS encoding maleylpyruvate isomerase family mycothiol-dependent enzyme; its protein translation is MSDTEVRAAIAAERTELAELLAGLDAAAWEAPTLCAGWRPREVLAHMTMAYRLSLPRFALDMVKARGNFNRMSDRRARADAAALTPEELVASLRDNAGHPWKPPGSGYEATLAHEVIHGMDITVALGLPRRVPIERVAVVLADTKPQQVSYFGTDLSGVELRADDLDWSLTGDAPESVVSGTAQDLLLVLCGRKLPAGRLAGEQASRYEAG
- a CDS encoding PaaI family thioesterase, encoding MNEQRLDPALPSADHHAGGFRPMVELIEANAAADAARRGGELYGDFIEQVRLLMDRARMADPGDELSQHIITQLTKLNDELAGAAVDEWSLPNWTRNDLPSRGNLTLPPYQIDSADATGVHGRIVFRAFHLGGNSAAHGGHIALGFDDLLGMAAALTSGAITRTASLTVDYRAITPLDRELNLHAWTERQEGRKVYVRATLHDGDRLCAEAHGLFIVLKPGQQ